GAGCAAGCCAATTTCAAAGTATCGCAACTAAGTTCTAAAGTTGGATTACTCACTGAAACCGGAATGGCTCAGAAAAAGGTAATCGAACAACAAGACTCCGAATTGAATACGGCTTATTACACCATGGGCACTTATGAAGAATTAAAAGAGGCCGGTGTAGTAGATAAAGAAGGAGGATTTATTGGAATCGGAAGAACTGAAACTCTGGCCAAAGACTTTAACACCTCTTATTTTACTAAGATCGATATCCGCAATTCTACCGAGCTCAGTTTTAACGGTGAGTATAAAAAAGTGGAAATAATCACAAACCACTCGACCGAATCATACGTATATGAGGAGGACAACGAATTCAAAAAAGCGCTAAAGATTACGAATCCAACAGAGTTCTGGAAAAACTCCAAGTATCTGGTAATTCTTTTGGACAAATAATCTTCTGCTCCTATCCACCTCTAAAGGAGCGTTTATACAATTATGAAGGTTAGTAATAAGAGTTTCTTCAATATCATGAAATGGCTCGTGCGATTGCTCGTGGGCTTTATTTTCCTTGATTTTGGATTATCTATGTTAGCTGGCAGTTTGTCCAGCATCTTCGAGCATCATGAATTGGCATTATTCTCGGCGGTTGCCATTCTATTATTGGCAGTATTGCGGTTTTCATTTTTCTCTTATGAAGATGAATATGAAATTATCCATATAGATACCCGCAGCTTGGTCTTTGGTTTTTTAGAAAGTCCACGCCACCGTCATTATGAATTTGCCAAAATCATTTTAGCTGATTATAAAATTGAAAAGGGATTACTCAAGTATCGACTTACCTTAACGGTAAACTCGAGCTCTGGTGATAAGAAATTACGTCATTTTGACCTCTATTTCCTTAGCAAGGATAAGCAGGAATACGTGGAGAAATCACTTCAACAAGTGCTCGAAAACAATAGTAAACTCTAGAAGGCGGAGCCTGCCCCTCTTTGATTAACTTTGCAGTAAAATTGCAAAGATGATTACTGGATTACAGCACCTGCACTCTGGATTACCTTATTTACTTCTCCCCCTTTTATTGATCAGTTGTATTGTATTCTGGATGCGTTCCGGAAATGGTGCCAGCTTCGGTAAAAGCGATAAGCGATTAGCTTTAATCACCCTGATCCTGAGTCATCTTCAACTTGTTTTCGGACTATTATTATACTTTACCGGCCCTAAGGGCTTTAACTACACATCCGTTTCCGGCTTTATGAAGGATTCGGTAATGCGACTGTACGCGGTTGAACATATTGCGGTGATGTTGATTAGTATTACCTTAATCACCATCGGATATTCCCGTGCAAAGCGAAGCAGCGATAACACTAAAAAATTCCGTGGCCTGGCTATATTCTACAGCCTGGGCTTGCTGCTCATCTTGTCGCGTATCCCTTGGGATGCCTGGCTTTCTTAATTTATGATTGAAACCAAAAAGAAACGTACCGACCTCCGTGAGCGTGCGGTATTGATTGGGGTAATTACCACCTTTCAAAGTGAAGAAAAAGTCGCTGAGTACCTGGACGAATTAGCCTTTTTGGCGGATACGGCCGGAGCAGACTCAATGAAGCGCTTCACTCAAAAACTCGATTCGCCAAATCCCAAGACCTTTTTGGGAAGTGGAAAAATTGAAGAAATCGCCGCTTATATCAAAGCGGAAGATATAGATCTGGCCATTTTTGATGATGAGCTCTCCCCTTCTCAATTGAAGAATGTGGAGCGCATTTTCGAAATTAAAGTACTGGATCGTACTAACCTGATTCTCGACATCTTCGCGGCCCGGGCCCAAACCTCTTATGCTCGCACCCAAGTTGAGCTAGCTCAGTATCAATACCTATTACCTCGCTTAACCAATATGTGGACTCACTTGAGTAAACAAAAAGGGGGTATTGGGATGAAAGGTCCTGGTGAGCGAGAGATCGAAACCGACCGTCGGATTGTGCGCGATAAAATCAGTTTGCTAAAAAAGCAACTGCAAAAAATCGACAAGCAAATGGCCATACAGCGCTCCAACCGGGCCAGTATGGTACGTGTTGCCTTGGTGGGTTACACGAACGTAGGGAAATCAACCCTGATGAACCTCTTGAGTAAATCAGAGGTTTTTGCTGAGAATAAACTCTTTGCCACCCTGGATACTACAGTGCGAAAAGTGGTAATACACAACCTGCCCTTCTTAATGTCGGATACGGTAGGTTTCATCCGCAAATTGCCTACCCAATTGGTGGAATCCTTTAAATCTACCCTCGACGAAGTGCGAGAAGCAGATGTACTCCTACATGTGGTAGATATTTCGCATCCCAATTTTGAAGATCATATCAGCACTGTGGATCGCACCATCGCAGAGATTGACGGGCGGGAAAAACCCACCATTATGATCTTCAATAAAATTGATGCTTATGTTCCTGAGCACCGTGACCCGGATGACCTTCAGGAACCGGAAAACAACCGACATTTGACCTTAGAAGAATGGAAGTCGACCTGGTTTGCGCGTACCGATCGTCAGGCGATTTTCATCTCAGCCACGGAAAAAGAAAATATCGAAGACCTGCGGAATCGTTTGTACGAAACCCTGGCCGAAATTCACGCCCGTCGCTACCCGAACAATAATTTCTTGTTTTAAAAACAATAAGATGGCCACGAAAATTAGTAAGAAGGTTAGCCTCGAGTACCATGCTCAAGGTCGGCCGGGAAAAATTGAAGTTATTCCCACTAAACCCAGTAACTCTCAACGTGATCTGTCCATCGCCTATAGCCCTGGAGTGGCAGACCCCTGTTTGGAGATTGCCCGCGATAAAGAAAATGCTTATAAATACACGGCCAAGGGAAACCTGGTAGCCGTAATTTCCAATGGTACTGCGGTACTCGGCTTG
The Croceimicrobium hydrocarbonivorans genome window above contains:
- the hflX gene encoding GTPase HflX, giving the protein MIETKKKRTDLRERAVLIGVITTFQSEEKVAEYLDELAFLADTAGADSMKRFTQKLDSPNPKTFLGSGKIEEIAAYIKAEDIDLAIFDDELSPSQLKNVERIFEIKVLDRTNLILDIFAARAQTSYARTQVELAQYQYLLPRLTNMWTHLSKQKGGIGMKGPGEREIETDRRIVRDKISLLKKQLQKIDKQMAIQRSNRASMVRVALVGYTNVGKSTLMNLLSKSEVFAENKLFATLDTTVRKVVIHNLPFLMSDTVGFIRKLPTQLVESFKSTLDEVREADVLLHVVDISHPNFEDHISTVDRTIAEIDGREKPTIMIFNKIDAYVPEHRDPDDLQEPENNRHLTLEEWKSTWFARTDRQAIFISATEKENIEDLRNRLYETLAEIHARRYPNNNFLF